In one window of Desulfuromonas sp. DNA:
- a CDS encoding PEP/pyruvate-binding domain-containing protein, producing MMAAARVTTGFQGLDDILDGLRIGDNVVWKVDSIDDYRDFVGPFVESSLKDGRKVVYMRFGQHAPLLEEIEGVRTCELDPRQGFEHFATRIHAIITEEGKETFYVFDCLSELLSAWATDHMIGNFFRVTCPYLFELDTVAYFALIRDRHAFKTIARIRETTQVLLDVHNCAGDMYIHPLKVWQRNSPTMFLPHLRDGDVFTPLANSYDATNLLTDIHRRDSVSASRQLDHWHRLFLQAEELDRSASAEDEQKAMVGHLCHHLIGREERMLSLAREHLSLEDLLNIKSRMVGTGFIGGKTVGMLLARRILEKDHQLDWQTLLETHDSFFVGSNVYYAYIVHNGWWKLYMRQKTEEGYFEAAAELKEKMLHGTFPEMVATGFRQMLEYFGQYPIIVRSSSLLEDSFGSAFAGKYDSFFCASQGSLEQRYEAFADAVRKIFASTMSEDALTYRIQRGLDKHDEQMALLVQRVSGAYRKHYYFPELAGVGVSHNTFVWDKDMDPKAGMLRLVYGLGTRAVDRVEGDYPRIVALDAPLKKPHKGFEDTRRFAQRDIALINLEDNAVQTVSILSLANDGLDLRLERFGIKDRETMQKLAARGRKGQEVWLLTFDELLSDEGFTGLLRNMLKTIETAYGYPVDVEFTVNFATDGSPKINVLQCRPLQTKGQRKKVQIPERVEAKNVLIRSEGNFMGGNISQPLKWVIWVDPEEYTRLALSQKYEVARLVGRLNKRIADRQKSPTMLLGPGRWGTSTPNLGVPVTFSEISNITALGEVAFSAGGLMPELSYGSHFFQDLVEADIFYLAVFPENKSCHFNEKWLKSLPNSLEPLMPASSHFKNVVKAYRVEEERLLLVADVVTQALLCYRGGAPLPEQN from the coding sequence ATGATGGCAGCAGCACGGGTAACGACCGGCTTTCAGGGACTGGACGACATTCTGGACGGCCTCCGCATCGGCGACAACGTGGTCTGGAAGGTCGACTCCATCGACGATTACCGTGACTTTGTCGGCCCCTTCGTCGAAAGTTCGCTGAAGGACGGCAGGAAAGTCGTCTACATGCGCTTCGGTCAGCATGCGCCCCTGCTGGAGGAGATCGAAGGGGTGCGCACCTGCGAACTCGACCCCCGCCAGGGCTTCGAGCATTTCGCCACCCGGATTCACGCCATCATCACCGAGGAGGGCAAGGAGACCTTCTACGTCTTCGACTGCCTCTCCGAACTGCTGTCCGCCTGGGCCACCGACCACATGATCGGCAACTTCTTTCGCGTCACCTGCCCCTACCTGTTCGAGTTGGACACCGTCGCCTACTTCGCCCTCATCCGCGACCGCCACGCCTTCAAGACCATCGCTCGCATCCGGGAGACGACCCAGGTCCTTCTCGACGTCCACAACTGTGCCGGAGACATGTACATCCACCCCCTCAAGGTGTGGCAGCGCAACTCCCCCACCATGTTCCTGCCCCACCTGAGGGACGGAGACGTTTTCACCCCTCTGGCCAACAGCTACGACGCCACCAACCTCCTTACCGACATCCACCGCCGCGACTCGGTCAGCGCCAGCCGCCAGCTCGACCACTGGCATCGCCTCTTCCTGCAGGCCGAGGAACTCGACCGGAGCGCTTCGGCCGAAGACGAGCAGAAGGCCATGGTCGGCCACCTCTGCCATCACCTCATCGGGCGCGAGGAGCGGATGCTCTCCCTGGCCCGCGAACACCTCTCCCTGGAGGACCTGCTCAACATCAAGTCGCGCATGGTCGGCACGGGGTTCATCGGCGGCAAGACGGTGGGCATGCTGCTGGCACGAAGGATCCTGGAAAAAGACCACCAGCTCGACTGGCAGACTCTGCTGGAGACCCACGACTCTTTTTTCGTCGGCTCCAACGTCTACTACGCGTATATCGTCCACAACGGCTGGTGGAAGCTGTACATGCGCCAGAAGACCGAAGAAGGCTACTTCGAGGCCGCCGCCGAGCTGAAAGAAAAGATGCTCCACGGCACCTTTCCCGAGATGGTCGCCACCGGTTTCCGGCAGATGCTCGAATACTTTGGCCAGTACCCGATCATCGTCCGCTCCAGTTCCCTGCTGGAGGACAGTTTCGGCAGCGCCTTCGCCGGCAAGTACGACAGCTTTTTCTGCGCCAGCCAGGGCTCCCTCGAGCAGCGCTACGAGGCCTTCGCCGACGCGGTGCGCAAGATCTTCGCCAGCACCATGAGCGAGGACGCCCTGACCTACCGAATCCAGCGGGGCCTGGACAAACATGACGAGCAGATGGCCCTGCTCGTCCAAAGGGTCTCAGGAGCCTACCGCAAGCACTACTACTTTCCCGAGCTGGCCGGGGTGGGGGTGTCGCACAACACCTTCGTCTGGGACAAGGACATGGACCCGAAGGCGGGGATGCTGCGACTGGTCTACGGCCTGGGCACCCGGGCGGTTGACCGGGTGGAGGGAGACTACCCGCGCATCGTCGCCCTCGACGCCCCCCTGAAAAAGCCCCACAAAGGCTTCGAGGACACCCGCCGCTTTGCCCAGAGAGACATCGCCCTGATCAATCTCGAGGACAACGCCGTCCAGACCGTCTCCATTCTGAGCCTGGCCAACGACGGGCTCGACCTGCGCCTGGAGCGGTTCGGGATCAAGGACCGTGAAACGATGCAAAAACTGGCGGCGCGGGGCCGCAAGGGACAGGAGGTCTGGCTGCTGACATTCGACGAACTGCTCTCCGACGAGGGCTTCACCGGCCTGCTCCGCAACATGCTCAAGACCATCGAGACGGCCTACGGCTACCCCGTGGACGTGGAGTTCACCGTCAACTTCGCCACCGACGGCAGCCCCAAGATCAACGTCCTGCAGTGCCGCCCCCTCCAGACCAAGGGCCAGCGGAAAAAGGTCCAGATCCCCGAAAGGGTCGAGGCGAAAAACGTCCTTATCCGCTCGGAGGGGAATTTCATGGGAGGCAACATCTCCCAGCCCCTCAAGTGGGTGATCTGGGTGGATCCGGAGGAGTACACCCGCCTGGCCCTCTCCCAGAAGTACGAGGTCGCCCGCCTGGTGGGCCGCCTGAACAAGCGGATCGCCGACCGCCAAAAGAGCCCCACGATGCTCCTCGGTCCCGGCCGCTGGGGCACCTCCACCCCGAACCTGGGGGTTCCGGTGACCTTCTCCGAAATCAGCAACATCACCGCCCTGGGCGAGGTGGCCTTCAGCGCCGGCGGCCTCATGCCGGAACTCTCCTACGGCTCCCACTTCTTCCAGGACCTGGTCGAGGCCGACATCTTTTATCTGGCCGTTTTCCCGGAAAACAAAAGCTGCCATTTCAACGAAAAGTGGCTGAAAAGCCTGCCGAACAGCCTGGAACCCCTCATGCCCGCCAGCAGCCACTTCAAGAACGTCGTGAAGGCCTACCGAGTCGAGGAGGAACGACTGCTCCTCGTGGCCGACGTGGTGACCCAG